The nucleotide window taaTGGTAATGGTGGAAAGAGGCTGAAATTTTGCGCAACAAAGGAACTGTTTGCTCGCTTTGAAATTACAACTGGTGCTGTTTTTGATGAGGGTCTTGTACACGTTGATGTTTTTACCCTTGGACAACATCCAGACGATCCGAATTGCTTCTGCGTCAACTGGAATATTCCTGGTCACTATGATTACAAGAAAAAGGCCTTTCCGAAATCTATCTTCTTTCCCCTCAAGAAATATCATTTTGAAGGACTGGAGGTGAGCGGAATGAATGAACTAAACGCTTACTTGGAAATCGAATATGGTATTTGGGCCGTGGCGCAATTTATGATAATGTATCCCAGGCTTTACGTGAAAATACCAGAAAATATGCTTCAAAGTCTTCCTGTTGTTGTTCAGCAACATTTCAATGGCGTTTTTGAGACTTGTTCTGTGAGTCCTATCACAACATCGATACAAGTGATGGAACGAAGCTATGAGCAAAGCAATCATGGTGATAACTACTAGAAGCTGAGGTTTTCCTTTACGGGATTTATCACAAGCATCGACACATGAATCGTGGGACGTCAGGGGCACATAAGTAGGAGCCTTGATCCAGGGCTtggagtcaaccttttcccATACAGGACGAGTCACGACCCTCAAGGGACCTCTACGCAATAAAGCTATGACAAAAGAAAGTTTaagaaagtttgaagttttaaaATATCGACACTACTCATGAAAAGCTGGACAGAAGGAATTAGTGGATATGGAGGCtcgtagaaacgttttcaaGGTAGTAAAGTACAAGATAGTTAAAATTCCTTTTAAGAACCGAGAAGCTAAAATTTAAGACTTTCCTACTTactctttttattttattcttggATTTTGGTTCCACAATCAAAACTGACTAGTTCTGTCGAGATTAGATCTCACAGAAAATTTGCCACTTAGACTGACTGGTAGTATTAATACTCAATTTTTAAACGAGCAGACGATTACAAGTATACTACGAGTAGTCCTGATTTTGGCTGATTATATACCAGTCAGATCGGGCGAAATACACCTGTCACGCGCGGGACTCGGAGAGCACGCAACATGGACCGTTTTGCagaaacggcggccattttgatttctatcgCTTCAAATACAGTagctattatgggatgctcaggGGGCAAATGCATAAATTATATTAACTTTCCCCTTGAGCATCCCATAATctcttattaaaaaaaagaaataaaaatggccGCCTTATCTTCAAAACGGTCTTTGTTGGAAACACACACTTCCCTTTATATAACAAATGTGTCCCTTATGGTTATGTATCTcacttttttttcaatcaaatcattgttcGTAGCTGATCCTTTGCTCTTTTTCATCAATACCTATATGAACAATAAATGGCATCCTGACTGTTCAGGAGGCAATGGTGCCCTAAGATTTCGTTATTTTTTGTGCAGTGTTTTCACCCAAACCCCAGCAGTAAATCCCAACTAGTTGATTGACTAGCAGCACAAAATCAATGGGGTGACAACAGGCTATATACTGAAGCTTTTTGCAAGCATATCAAAGCCTATGGTGAATGTTTCCCAATGTGAAGATATGATTTATTTTGAAACGATCCGAGTTCTGCAAGCAGGAGTGAGTGAAACTTAGGACTTTCCGATTTAAAGTTTGGATGCTCTGTAGCTGAGAAAACGGAAAGCTCGTGAGAGCTGGGAATAGGGGTATTTTTTGCTGGTTTTCCTAAGAAAGTtcctgaaaaaaacaaatatcttCACAAAAGAGACTTCTCCTTTTCCAACTGGTTTCCGTGCAAGGACGAAGTAATATCTACTTATTGAAGAGAACGCAAGCGGAAGGTCGAACGACCTTCACGTTTCCGCTAACCCCACTTTCAAACCGTCGCCATTCAGCTACGTTCCCTCTTCCTTTTCGGCAGTTTTTAAACTTTCTGAGAATTGCTATTGCAGGTAGGGTGCGATTCCATATATTAAAGTTGTACAGTTTGCCTTCGAATGATTTACTTAAATCAAATGAATTACGATCGATTTGGTCCTGTCCCAGGACGAGACTTCCTTTGGCAATGATGCTGTAATTTTTCCGAAATTCCCTTTTACTTTCTTTACCCACTCCATCTTGGAAGAATGCAAATCTCCCGTCAGAGTTTGACCACAAAACGCAAAGATGGTGCCATCTGCTGTCACTTACTTCAGCCGTAATTGTTCTGCAATAAACGATCGAGTTTCAATTGAAAGAGGTTGTCTAAAGTCAGGAATAAAATTTCTATTCCAAAAGATAGAGAAGAAGCTTTAAGAAGCTTTCTTGTCAGTCgagggaaaaagaaaaggaaaggaactttatacAAGCATGTAATCTTCTAACGCTGGAGCAAACTAACAAATGAactcaaattaaatcaaattttggtttttgaggagaagggaaaaccgGAGCACCCGGAGAAAAACATTTCGGTATGGAGGAGGGAACCAATAAATTCACATTACATATGAAGCCGAGTCTAAGAATCGAATCCGAGAAAAATATCTCGGTGCAAAAAAGAGAACCAATACCTTCGAActacatatgacgccgagtctgtTAGTCAACCCCAGGCTACATTGGTTGGagacgagtgctctcaccactgcgccatccctgtaGTGAGGAAACGCTATGGTCACGAAATTgcacatatatatatagtttcACCGTTTCCTGCGGTCCTAAAATTATCCGTTATTTCAATAATTACCTTTCCTCTCCTCCCActgtaaatattgttttgtgTAAATCAGAAATCTCCAACGCTAACTCCGTTTTTTCGTTGTTCCCAAAGTAGCTGAACACAGTGCGGCGATCCTCGGGTTTTGGGCTATTGATCCAGAAGCACACAGTCAACTCGGTTAGAGGAAGCGGATTTTTCAAGTTCCCTTCAGCGTAATTGGATTCCGATGCGGGTGAAGGAAAATCTAAAATAAAGTCTGAGcgaaaagaaacaatttaatcAGGAtaatgtttcctttttttttttcatttttctgcaGTTTTTCATATGGCTCTCGTACGTGCCTTTCGTAATATTCTCCGCAAAAAGCTGATTGGTCAGCTAACACGTCATTAGCATTCTGTTTgtccgaatgtgacaaaatattaaGATGACCAATTTTTTAAGATTTCAAGGCCTCTTAttatacatcaagattttggcaATCATGTCAAGTTTCTATGTATTCAAGCCTatgtcaaaataattaattcctTGGGAGTGCTTCAACTATCGCtatttttaggctttttttttttaagttgtaaAAATATATCGTACCAAGTTACGGCGTGAGCACGAATTTTAACACATCAAGAAAACCTTTCATTTAACATATCATGTTCGTTAACTGAATGGCTTTGAAAACTATGAACACTCTCGCTTTCCCCTCTAATTTCGTTTCTTGTCTTATTATATTTACTGAGGCCTTAATTAATGTTAAACAGCACTCGATCTGGCCCTTCATCGAACCTTTGCTTTCAGTCCATGTTTCAACCTACTTGattgttctttgttttcttctgacTGTGAGTGGCACTCTTCCTCGAACTGATAAAATAATGAATACAGAGGCGTGTGAGAGTTCAAAATAGTATTTTCTTTACAGTGTCAACAACGTTAGGATGATGTCCTTTGTATTGCACACACAACTAGTCCTTTATTCATCCAGTTCCATGTTAATAATATTCCCTCGGTTATGACTCACAGATTATTTGCGTGTTGCATATGTTTTCGcattaaaattttaaagaaatcattTCCTTTCATATCCGAATTGAAATGCAGCTGGGCAGAATATAAAAAAGCAGCTAATAAAACAATGTGTTTAAATAAGCAGCTCTTCGTAAAGAGCTCACTTTTGTGATGCAAAATACGCGTcgccaaattaaacaaaatgatTCTCGGAATCCCATAttacaaactaaaatttaagTGGCTTCTATGTTATTTTTCTATGAAAGCCTAAAATGATCTTTGCAAAGTTAGATAAGGCATGTTTTAATCACGATTACTCTAAAAAGTAATGTTCATGAATGTCAAACTGTTTTGTGAGCACGGGATACCCGCAAAAATCTTACTTTTCCTCGTAATATGATATCTCATTAACCAGATGAGAAATCGGGGTCCTCTTTGATGAATTGATCCttgtttgaaaaaattttgattttaaagCAAAACTGAGAATGAAATGAAAACTTTCAATACCTCTGTTGCCGCAATCTGTTGAAATACTACTCCAGGAGAAAATACAAGACGCTCTGCGGAGCATGGGTCGTCCAATCCGCAATCGATCATCTGACACTCGCCAGTTTCATCCTCGGTTGAATGAAAAAAGTTGTAGGAAAAACACTCCGGATCTTCGTGGCAAGAACGAATGCAATTAAGCCATTCAAGGCCTTGCAACGAACGATACGTATGGCCGACTAAAGCGTAATTGGGAAAAGTGACGGGGTGAAATGCCAACGATAAAGTTGATAACACAGAAATTATCGCTACGGTGGTGAAGATAACCTGCACCTTAACAAATCTCGGCGAAAACTCACAGACCATCATTCCGAGTTAACCGCTCATATCAAAGTATGATCAGGTTTGAAATGGAGACTCGATTTCCTTGAGTAATTTGAGAAAGAGAAAGATGATTGTACCCTAAAGCTGctcaaacaaaaattcaaagTCAAATAAGTCTTGATAGGCATACTGCAAAGAGCCGAAGGTAACAATTGAATTACAGACAGATGAAAAACTTTTGAGGTGACATCTGCGTCATCTTTTACTGACTGAACTTactaatatttaatatttcctGTCTTCAAAAATGTAAATAGCTAGATTTAGAAGGAATGTTTGAATCATGAAATTATAATAGAGCCAAATGCATcgtaattttattttaccagTCAACCAATAAGGATTCTCAGTATTGACTAttacaggagcccatcagaggAAACCGCCATCTTcgttaatttcttgagttaacgCTATCCCAAGTCCCGGTTTATCGTGAAGGTGGAAAAATGATCGAGCATGATAGTGATACCGATGTCGCCATTTTGGAGATTTCGGGAGAGCTGTTaagagcaaaaattcttttcccGCCATTGAAGAAGGTCACGTGGTAGTGTCAGAGCAAAACTCACTGTACTGGCATGATTGGTTTGATACTGATGGCAAAGAAATTCCATTTAATGGTAATGGTGGAAAGAGGCTGAAATTTTGCGCAACGAAGGACCTGTTTGCTCGCTTTGGAATCACAACTGGTGCCATTTTTGATGAGGATCTTGTACTATACGTTGACGTTTTTACCCTGGAACAACATCCAGACGATCCGAATTGCTTCTGCATCAACTGGAATATTCCTGGTCACTATGATTACAAGAAAAAGGCCTTTCCGAAATAAATCTTCTTTCCCCTCAAGAAATATAATTTTGAAGGACTGGAGGTGAGCGGAATGAATGAACTAAACGCTTACTTGGAAATCGAATATGGTATTTGGGCCGTGGTGCAATTTATGATAATGTATCCCAGCTTTACGTGAAAATACCAGAAAATATGCTTCAAAGTCTTCCTGTTGTTGTTCAGCAACATTTCAATGGCGTTTTTGAGAATAGGCTCTGTAAGTCCTATCACAACATCGATACAAGTGATGGAACGAAGCTATGAGCAAAGCAATGATTATAACTGCTAGACCAGCGTGTCATAATAATGACAAGcatcaacaaataaataatggaACGTCAGGAGCACATAAATAAGAGCCTTGA belongs to Acropora muricata isolate sample 2 chromosome 9, ASM3666990v1, whole genome shotgun sequence and includes:
- the LOC136929778 gene encoding C-reactive protein-like isoform X3, with amino-acid sequence MAWTQFQPWQNQPLPAGWEARYDQTYGRYYFIDHSTQKTTWEDPRMRKEESIPLNQFKFEEECHSQSEENKEQSNFILDFPSPASESNYAEGNLKNPLPLTELTVCFWINSPKPEDRRTVFSYFGNNEKTELALEISDLHKTIFTVGGEERTITAEVSDSRWHHLCVLWSNSDGRFAFFQDGVGKESKREFRKNYSIIAKGSLVLGQDQIDRNSFDLSKSFEGKLYNFNIWNRTLPAIAILRKFKNCRKGRGNVAEWRRFESGVSGNVKVVRPSACVLFNK
- the LOC136929778 gene encoding C-reactive protein-like isoform X2; the encoded protein is MAWTQFQPWQNQPLPAGWEARYDQTYGRYYFIDHSTQKTTWEDPRMRKEESIPLNQFKASSSNAQRGYNGQPAFEEECHSQSEENKEQSNFILDFPSPASESNYAEGNLKNPLPLTELTVCFWINSPKPEDRRTVFSYFGNNEKTELALEISDLHKTIFTVGGEERTITAEVSDSRWHHLCVLWSNSDGRFAFFQDGVGKESKREFRKNYSIIAKGSLVLGQDQIDRNSFDLSKSFEGKLYNFNIWNRTLPAIAILRKFKNCRKGRGNVAEWRRFESGVSGNVKVVRPSACVLFNK
- the LOC136929778 gene encoding C-reactive protein-like isoform X1; translation: MMVCEFSPRFVKVQVIFTTVAIISVLSTLSLAFHPVTFPNYALVGHTYRSLQGLEWLNCIRSCHEDPECFSYNFFHSTEDETGECQMIDCGLDDPCSAERLVFSPGVVFQQIAATEFEEECHSQSEENKEQSNFILDFPSPASESNYAEGNLKNPLPLTELTVCFWINSPKPEDRRTVFSYFGNNEKTELALEISDLHKTIFTVGGEERTITAEVSDSRWHHLCVLWSNSDGRFAFFQDGVGKESKREFRKNYSIIAKGSLVLGQDQIDRNSFDLSKSFEGKLYNFNIWNRTLPAIAILRKFKNCRKGRGNVAEWRRFESGVSGNVKVVRPSACVLFNK
- the LOC136929778 gene encoding uncharacterized protein isoform X4 — translated: MMVCEFSPRFVKVQVIFTTVAIISVLSTLSLAFHPVTFPNYALVGHTYRSLQGLEWLNCIRSCHEDPECFSYNFFHSTEDETGECQMIDCGLDDPCSAERLVFSPGVVFQQIAATEFEEECHSQSEENKEQSNFILDFPSPASESNYAEGNLKNPLPLTELTVCFWINSPKPEDRRTVFSYFGNNEKTELALEISDLHKTIFTVGGEERDGAVVRALVSNQCSLGLTNRLGVICSSKNNYG